In Vitis vinifera cultivar Pinot Noir 40024 chromosome 4, ASM3070453v1, the genomic window CATGCAGAAAACCGCATCAATCCTCTGTTCCAACTTCGACATTCATGCCTATATCAacattaccaaaatgccttcttcaaaaaatgtgtttgattcTAGCTTTTATCAACTGAAAGCCTTCAATACCTGGAAACTGCCCAGTTAAAAATCGGTCCCCTCGATTTAGCTTCAATGACCTCATTCCCAAATTCTTGTTAAGCAAAATAGGGAGAGAGTAATTGAGAATGAGGTAAAGGGGTGCTTGctgttagattaatttttgtaattaatctataatttgggccacacatgtaaataattaaaatgtgtgtgctatcatttaattaagcctaaatatagtgatctaattaataattgattaattggcttaagggtataattgtcatgagattattgtgtagataccattagacaattattatttatatgaggggcagaaatataattgtgataaaattaaaactgccctagcagtttataaatagggttatggtccccattctacgactacgcattccaatttctgaaaatcctctcagagagaaattgacacagaatctagtggctagaattggaagaccatctcaaagggtttttttttctataaggtttctccttcaatggattcaggtatgcttccgctattatttttctactcattgtttttaatcaattaaggtattcaccttgttaaatattccagtacatatgtagttagggtattcaccctattaaatattccagtacatatgtagttagggtattcacccagttaactattccagtatatatgaaatcagggtattcatcttggttgaatactaacaagtggtatcagagcctactccttgattaattctttgagttattattttaatatatgtcaatggattaagatttatgaaatattgagttgataaattttttttatattattattactattattattattattattattattattattatttaatagcattttatgatattaatatttaagttattgatctaGCATTTTAAATAGGCTAATTAAAGCGGAAAATCACCAAAGTGACATCTTCCGTGTAGATTAGTCTGTTCGGGGTGttagatatttgtgtgtatgtgATTCATGCGGGTATTGACTGGCCCAaaggaaagttaatatttggtcaaattgcatacatacttgtggtgataaatatgtgatgattataaaggtaacttaatgtgaataataaatcaatccaaagatagatttattatttgacaTAACTTATCATCAATGTTTGATCACTACAACAAGAGTACCACTTACAGTTAATATTACTATCCAAAGACTTGATATTAAtgttgtgctaggtatcttgaaatgtcataatttgcttttaaatttaaagattatgtgtttaattgcttattttatgtgagcatgatggtttatttgattcattttattttgttctcgaTTCAGCTTTTATATCAACTACTTCTATATCTGCCAACATCAATAATGTCCCTATGTTAAATGGGACTAATTTTAAGGACTGGAAAGAGAATATGATGATTCTCTTAGGCTGCATGGATATAGACTTAGCCTTGAGAATGCCCAAACCCGATGAACTCAATGAGCAAAGTACTCAAGAGGATGAGGTTTATTGGGGTAAGTGGGAACGTTCAAATAGGCTAAGTCTTATGATCATGAAGCGCGGCATTCCAGAAGCTTTCAGGGGTGCGGTAACCGATGAGGTTACTAATGCCAGTGACTTCCTTGCGGAAATTCAGAAGCGTTTTGCCAAAAACGATAAGGCTGAAACGAGCACGCTTTTAGCAAGCTTGATTTCAATGAAGTATAAAGGCAAGGGTAATGTTCGGGAGTACATCATGGAGATGTCTCATCTTGCTTCAAAACTTAAGGCTTTGAAACTCGAGTTATCTGATGATTTACTCGTGCATTTGGTTCTCATCTCTCTTCCTgcacaatttaatcaattcaagGTCAGTTATAACTGTCAAAAGGATAAATGGACTCTTAATGAGCTCATTTCATTCtgtgtgcaagaggaagagagattgaagcaagaCAAGACCGAAAGTGCTCATCTGGCTAGCACTTCGAAGGATAAGGGCAAACGAAAGAATAAGGATAATAAGGTTGCTGCTTCTAATGGTCcagaacaaaagaaacagaaagttgAGGTAACATGTTTCTTCTGTAATAAGCCTGGACATACTAAGAAGGAATGTACCAAGTATGCTGCTTGGCGTGTTAAGAAAGGTATGTTTCTTACTTTGGTCTGTTCTGAAGTTAATTTAGCTTCAGTATCTAGAaacacatggtggttagattctGGTGCTACTACTCACATTTGTGTTTCTATGCAGGGTTGCCTGAGTTACCGAAAACCAAGTGATGCTGAAAGATGCATCTATGTCGGAGACGGTCAGTCGGTAGAAGTAGAGGCAATAGGgcactttagattattattgaaatctggttattttttggatttaatagaTACTTTTATTGTACCGTCTTTTagacggaatttaatttcagtttctgttttggacaaatcaggttattgttgttcatttggaaacaataaatttacattatctATTAATTCAAATGCTGTAGGAACCGGTTTACTTAATGTTTATGATAATCTATATTTGTTGGAAACTGTTCCGTCCtataatgaaaccttgcatgtgGAATCACGAGGTACAAAACgtaaattgaataaagataattcggcctcattgtggcacaaacgcctaggtcatatCTCTAAATCTAGAGTTGAGCGACTTGTGTCCGATGGGATTTTGGATTCACTTGACTtttcagattttgatatttgtgttgagtgtattaaaggaaaacagaccaaaacaaagaaattaggtGTCAATAGAGCTACAGACGtcttagaattaattcatacagaTATCTGTGGACCATACCCTACGGCATCTTGGAATGGTCAACAGTACTTTATAACATTCATAGACGACTACTCAAGATATGGCTACCTATTTCTTATACATGAGAAATCACAATCATTGGATgtgttcaaaacatttaaagtagaagttgagttacaactcaacaaaagaataaagagcGTCAGATCTGATCGTGGTGGTgaatactatggtagatatgacggatcaggtgaacaacatccaggaccatttgctaaatacctagaggaatgtgggatcgtccctcaatacaccatgccaggATCACCTAGCatgaatggtgtagcagaaagacgAAACCGAACCCTTAAGGACATGGTAAGgagtatgattagtcattctACTTTACCCGAAAAAACTCTGGGGTGAAGCACTCAAAACGGCAGCTTATATCCTAAatcgggtgccaactaaagcaGCTGCTAAAACGCCTTATGAGCTTTGGACGGGTCGAAAGCCCAGTTTAaagcattttcatatttggggaTGTCCAGCTGAAGCGAGACCTTATAAGcctcatgaaaagaaattggactctaaAACAGTTAGCAGCTACTTTATTGGCTATGCAGAGCGATCAaggggttttaaattttatgatcctgctattaggtcaatttttgagacgggaactgcaacattttttgaggatgttgagtttggggggagaaatcaggctaggaatattgtctttgaggaggaagagggatatactattgcttttgataatgtacaggtttcactacctatcattgatcaagaagtaaatttggatcctcaaccaacagacaatattgttcaacccttaattgcaaatgaggacattgctcctgaagaacaaactcaacaacctcaagaaaatatgacattaagaagatccactagagagaggagaaatgcAATTTCGGACGATTATATCGTATATCTCCAGGAACGTGAGGTAGAAAGTGGAATGATGGAAGATGATCCAATCAACTTCTAGCAAGCCATGAAAAGTTCCAACTCTCAGAAATGGAttgaagccatgaatgaagagtacaAATCTATGCAAGACAATAAAGTTTGGGAACTTGTCCTATTACCAGTTGGTACGAAacccattggttgtaaatggatatttaaaaccaagcgggattcaaatggtaatgtagaaagatataaagcacgtcttgtagctaaaggctttactcaaaaagaaggaattgacttcaaagagaccttctctccagtttctACGAAGGACTCTTTCAGGATAATCATGGCACTAGTTGCACATTATGATCTcgagttacatcaaatggatgttaaaacagcgtttctcaat contains:
- the LOC132253614 gene encoding uncharacterized protein LOC132253614, with product MLNGTNFKDWKENMMILLGCMDIDLALRMPKPDELNEQSTQEDEVYWGKWERSNRLSLMIMKRGIPEAFRGAVTDEVTNASDFLAEIQKRFAKNDKAETSTLLASLISMKYKGKGNVREYIMEMSHLASKLKALKLELSDDLLVHLVLISLPAQFNQFKVSYNCQKDKWTLNELISFCVQEEERLKQDKTESAHLASTSKDKGKRKNKDNKVAASNGPEQKKQKVEVTCFFCNKPGHTKKECTKYAAWRVKKGLPELPKTK